In one Salvelinus fontinalis isolate EN_2023a chromosome 16, ASM2944872v1, whole genome shotgun sequence genomic region, the following are encoded:
- the LOC129813333 gene encoding LOW QUALITY PROTEIN: up-regulator of cell proliferation-like (The sequence of the model RefSeq protein was modified relative to this genomic sequence to represent the inferred CDS: inserted 2 bases in 2 codons) has product MELLSKTGLEDHYENKLTLSTVLEINADTTSDEPLTTMQSLPGAFLKKLMMANVNARGVTLKSDTDESDSENSYAINPLDLITALFLCSDGFLQQEMVQKMSMCQFDVPLLLPNCDTKQSTLMLWALGDIVRKFRPSSQVDTKSFIEERIVLSDIPMVSFVRLGESNLSKSNMLNKLLSNPDTFVHRDMDCGDVPRKISDGLVEISWYLXCGNRNIDRFTKPVAFANLRGDIRSFKTQFSFLCQTSAAIFMFSDELDADSEVLEDINTELFLVVNSQRKTFTGDRVTHVIEKKGRNEAAFVKTLQSSVGDVIENCQNKLTIEKMDVIARRSGILVDEDSDECQSARKMADKITSNITDTITFKDEQLPLQGQIWKEISQLEKERCRLRKQGGQDIEHYKSSLKKKEIELRKKQQTFDMTEAMTNFXFGMSTSEVERSYFIKWMRIYLDNMSRKNLSGLREKYKMLQEKESADEKDIADLDRQTSDGSLGLEHFLRELGQLYEAACSLPEDSPQRKQMEHLPGLCAQMLLDGFPIELVDGDASNIPLKWISAVLTQLHTLVDSNSKIRVVTVLGVQSTGKSTLLNTMFGVQFAVSSGRCTRGAFMLLIKVNKELKEELKCDFIMVIDTEGLKSPELAQLDDSYEHDKELATLVIGLSDVTIINISMENSTEMKDILQIVVHAFIRMKEVGKKPVCHFVYQNVSDVSAHDNNMRDRKKLLEQLNEMTQAAARMEKKENITKFTDVMKYDPDTSSWYIPGLWHGTPPMSPVNAGYSEAIYDFKKSLMKDFRICPKNDDLTHFMKWTESLWDSVKFENFIFSFRNSLVADAYSRLCSEYNGWEWAFQKEIYTWMVSAETNISNFGMTVLNHQITIRDVLKDLMTEAFKKLAEGEMEIQDNLVKYFKKQVGHVNLVEKYREGFVSSAKTLRRETENTVSNVLHGAVEIKEGKAQLDDIKSSQANTMENMVLALLQTCKQNKSDLSEQDLIEEFERMWKKTLSEIKFRGLTRRKVAQDAFSILQEHLSTRSGYVRSLLDGNSLVDCGKRPFVVESGDWWQKTTGFVILWNRDVRKKLQDFCNDIITKCQEFITQKVNSKTDYHDTYIKELLDIIDKTSQQNNKCKVPEECEVNLKLHICGIAARTFQKKHDDLIAVNDPRKCLEQSKNKYLTDFIDLFHNRDQCLKKAEEFTKLLQTAVQDYVTKMIGPDVVDEVKTGEGSEDYSARGTFQFSILKQLLMDGEYDKNYREYINHYEKFVKNWLFDQIAQQLSKDPSLEKLENKHLSEIVKIITDTISNIRKSHSTVKYINTFIQNMCCALGKKLVFPKDGLDLIMTLNYSANTEQFADDLTDYVREMEQSLAAEYDKGGDIKERLRSLTFKPLDKMFTSLFGCGEVCPFCSAPCEAGGKEHTKHFTPIHRPHGVRGLRDKDTNVLVTNICSSDVISERTFRTSLTEGKFHPYKDYQTYYPDWMITGDTSIEASEYWKYVMTKFNKIIAEDTHALPADIPEDWKALTPDDAMKSLKRSFNMK; this is encoded by the exons ATGGAGCTGTTGTCAAAGACTGGACTAGAAGATCATTATGAAAACAAGCTGACGTTAAGTACTGTCCTTGAGATAAATGCTGATACTACATCAGATGAACCTCTTACCACTATGCAGTCACTTCCAGGGGCCTTCCTTAAGAAATTAATGATGGCAAATGTAAATGCTAGGGGTGTGACACTAAAAAGTGACACTGATGAGAGTGACTCTGAAAACAGTTATGCAATTAATCCATTGGACCTGATAACTGCCCTGTTTCTGTGCTCAGATGGTTTCCTGCAGCAGGAGATGGTCCAGAAAATGTCCATGTGTCAGTTTGATGTTCCTCTCCTGCTGCCCAACTGTGACACAAAACAAAGCACGTTGATGCTGTGGGCCTTGGGGGACATAGTGAGGAAGTTTAGACCCTCTTCACAAGTAGACACAAAGTCCTTCATAGAGGAGAGAATTGTACTCTCTGATATCCCTATGGTGTCCTTCGTTAGGCTAGGAGAAAGCAACTTGTCCAAGTCTAATATGTTGAACAAACTGCTAAGTAATCCTGACACATTTGTCCATCGTGATATGGACTGTGGTGATGTACCTCGGAAGATTTCAGATGGTCTAGTTGAAATCAGCTGGTACC AATGTGGGAACAGAAACATAGACAGGTTCACCAAGCCTGTGGCTTTTGCCAATCTCAGAGGAGACATCAGGTCCTTTAAGACACAGTTTTCCTTTCTGTGTCAAACATCAGCAGCAATTTTCATGTTTAGTGATGAATTAGATGCAGATTCTGAGGTTTTGGAAGACATAAACACAGAGTTATTTCTGGTTGTTAACTCTCAGAGAAAAACATTCACAGGAGACAGAGTCACACATGTAATAGAAAAGAAGGGGAGGAATGAAGCAGCATTTGTAAAAACCCTGCAGTCATCTGTTGGTGATGTTATTGAAAATTGCCAAAACAAACTGACAATTGAAAAAATGGATGTTATTGCTCGTCGGAGTGGGATTCTGGTTGATGAAGACAGTGATGAGTGTCAGAGTGCCAGGAAGATGGCAGATAAAATCACCAGCAACATCACAGACACAATTACATTCAAAGATGAACAGCTACCCTTACAAGGGCAAATCTGGAAAGAGATTTCccagttggagaaagagagatgtagactGAGAAAACAAGGTGGTCAAGACATTGAACACTACAAGAGCTCTCTGAAGAAAAAGGAAAtagaactcagaaaaaaacaacaaaccTTTGACATGACAGAGGCAATGACAAATT CATTTGGCATGTCAACTTCAGAAGTGGAGCGATCCTATTTCATCAAATGGATGCGGATATATTTGGACAATATGTCACGGAAGAATCTGTCTGGTTTACGAGAAAAGTATAAAATGCTCCAGGAAAAAGAATCTGCAGATGAAAAAGACATTGCAGATTTGGATAGGCAAACATCGGACGGTTCCCTGGGACTTGAACACTTCCTGCGTGAGTTGGGCCAGTTATATGAAGCTGCCTGCTCCCTCCCTGAAGACAGTCCTCAAAGGAAACAGATGGAGCATCTCCCTGGATTGTGTGCTCAGATGCTGTTGGATGGTTTCCCCATTGAGCTTGTGGATGGAGATGCATCAAATATCCCTCTGAAATGGATATCAGCTGTTCTGACTCAACTTCATACTCTTGTGGACTCCAACAGCAAGATCCGGGTTGTGACAGTTTTAGGGGTCCAAAGCACTGGGAAGTCCACTCTCCTCAACACCATGTTTGGGGTCCAGTTTGCTGTCAGCAGTGGAAGATGCACCAGAGGGGCCTTCATGCTACTGATTAAAGTCAACAAAGAACTCAAGGAGGAACTGAAATGTGACTTCATCATGGTGATTGACACAGAGGGGTTGAAATCACCAGAGCTGGCTCAACTAGATGATAGCTATGAACATGACAAGGAACTGGCAACACTGGTGATTGGACTCAGTGATGTCACTATCATCAACATCTCCATGGAGAACTCCACAGAGATGAAAGACATTCTACAGATTGTTGTTCATGCTTTTATCAGGATGAAGGAAGTGGGGAAGAAGCCAGTCTGTCATTTTGTGTACCAGAATGTGTCAGACGTGTCtgcacatgacaacaacatgagggaCAGGAAGAAGTTGTTGGAACAGTTGAATGAAATGACCCAGGCAGCAGCCAGAATGGAGAAGAAGGAGAATATCACAAAGTTCACTGATGTGATGAAGTATGATCCAGACACAAGCAGCTGGTACATCCCAGGACTCTGGCATGGGACTCCTCCTATGTCTCCAGTTAATGCTGGCTACAGTGAGGCTATATATGACTTCAAAAAGAGCTTGATGAAAGATTTTAGAATATGCCCAAAAAATGATGATTTGACACATTTCATGAAGTGGACAGAAAGCTTGTGGGATTCTGTTAAATTTGAGAACTTCATCTTTAGTTTCAGAAACAGCTTGGTTGCAGATGCATACTCCAGATTATGCTCTGAGTACAATGGTTGGGAATGGGCCTTCCAGAAAGAGATATATACATGGATGGTGAGTGCTGAAACCAACATTTCTAATTTTGGCATGACAGTTCTTAATCACCAGATCACCATAAGAGATGTGCTAAAAGACTTGATGACAGAAGCATTCAAGAAGCTTGCAGAGGGAGAAATGGAAATCCAAGACAATCTAGTAAAATACTTTAAAAAGCAAGTTGGCCATGTCAATCTGGTGGAAAAATACAGGGAAGGCTTTGTGTCCAGTGCCAAAACGCTGAGacgagagacagaaaacacagtgaGTAACGTTCTACATGGAGCTGTTGAGATCAAAGAGGGAAAGGCCCAACTGGATGACATCAAGAGTTCACAGGCAAATACAATGGAGAACATGGTGCTGGCTTTGCTGCAGACCTGTAAACAGAACAAATCTGATTTATCAGAACAGGACCTCATAGAAGAGTTTGAAAGAATGTGGAAGAAAACTCTGTCTGAGATCAAATTCAGAGGACTCACAAGAAGAAAGGTTGCTCAGGATGCCTTCAGCATTTTACAAGAACATTTATCTACGAGGTCGGGTTATGTCCGAAGTTTGTTGGATGGAAACAGCTTGGTTGATTGTGGGAAGAGGCCATTTGTTGTAGAGTCAGGGGATTGGTGGCAGAAGACTACAGGCTTTGTGATTCTCTGGAATAGAGATGTCAGGAAGAAACTACAAGATTTCTGTAATGACATCATAACAAAGTGTCAAGAGTTTATAACCCAGAAGGTGAATAGCAAAACAGATTACCATGACACTTACATCAAAGAGCTTCTTGATATAATTGATAAAACAtcgcaacaaaacaacaaatgtaaaGTTCCTGAGGAATGTGAGGTTAATCTGAAGCTGCACATCTGTGGCATAGCAGCGAGAACATTTCAAAAGAAGCATGATGATTTAATTGCAGTCAATGATCCCCGAAAATGTCTGGAACAGTCTAAGAACAAGTACCTTACTGACTTCATAGACTTGTTTCATAACCGAGACCAGTGCCTTAAGAAAGCTGAGGAGTTCACAAAGCTCTTACAGACAGCTGTACAGGACTATGTGACAAAAATGATTGGTCCTGATGTAGTAGATGAAGTGAAGACAGGTGAAGGGTCAGAGGATTACAGCGCCCGAGGGACTTTCCAGTTCTCCATTTTAAAACAGCTTCTGATGGATGGAGAATATGACAAGAACTACAGAGAATACATAAACCATTATGAAAAGTTTGTGAAGAACTGGCTGTTTGACCAAATTGCCCAACAACTCTCAAAAGACCCCAGTTTGGAGAAGTTGGAGAATAAACATCTTTCAGAGATAGTCAAGATAATCACTGATACAATATCTAACATCAGAAAATCACACAGCACTGTAAAATATATCAATACTTTCATTCAGAACATGTGTTGTGCCCTTGGAAAGAAGCTTGTCTTCCCCAAGGATGGTCTGGATTTGATCATGACTCTGAACTACTCTGCTAATACAGAACAGTTTGCTGACGACCTCACAGATTATGTGAGAGAAATGGAGCAGTCACTAGCAGCTGAGTATGACAAGGGAGGAGACATCAAAGAGAGACTCAGATCTCTGACATTCAAGCCTCTGGACAAGATGTTCACCAGTCTGTTTGGGTGTGGTGAGGTATGTCCCTTCTGCAGTGCACCCTGTGAAGCAGGAGGCAAGGAGCATACCAAACACTTCACCCCCATTCATCGTCCACATGGTGTCCGTGGTTTGAGGGACAAAGACACAAACGTGTTAGTGACTAATATATGTTCCTCTGATGTGATTAGTGAGAGAACATTTAGGACCTCCCTGACAGAAGGCAAATTTCACCCCTACAAAGACTACCAGACATATTACCCTGACTGGATGATAACTGGAGATACCAGCATTGAGGCTTCAGAATACTGGAAGTATGTGATGACCAAATTCAATAAAATAATTGCAGAAGACACACATGCACTTCCTGCTGATATCCCAGAGGACTGGAAGGCATTAACACCTGATGATGCAATGAAGAGCTTGAAAAGGTCATTCAACATGAAATAA
- the LOC129813445 gene encoding putative nuclease HARBI1 — MSSSPSLATEDSVTSKRSSIGLQMVCNADCVISNVVAKWPGSVHDSRIFRASEIYQCLSQGEFSGVLLGDRGYGCQPFLLTPFTDPQEAQQAYNHAHARTRARVEMTFGLLKARFHCLHKLRVSPVRACDITVACAVLHNVACLRKERAPRVPPAMDWDNPAIFPDDDSGQLLRDQYVLNYFS, encoded by the exons atgtcttcatctccttccctggccacagaagactctgtgacatcaaagaggagttctataggattgcag atggtctgcaatgctgactgtgtgatcagcaatgttgtggcaaaatggcctggctcagtccatgactccagaatctttcgggcctctgaaatctatcagtgcctatcacaag gtgaattctctggtgtgttgctgggagacagggggtatggctgccagccttttctcctgacacctttcacagacccccaggaagcacagcaggcctacaaccatgcccatgccaggaccagggccagagttgaaatgacctttggcctcctgaaggcacgctttcactgccttcacaaattaagggtcagccctgttagggcatgtgatattactgtggcttgtgctgtcctccacaatgtggcctgcctgaggaaggagagggcccccagagtgccaccagccatggactgggacaatccggcaatcttccctgatgacgacagtggtcagctgctgagggaccaatatgtgttgaattattttagttag